A single window of Eucalyptus grandis isolate ANBG69807.140 chromosome 1, ASM1654582v1, whole genome shotgun sequence DNA harbors:
- the LOC104433452 gene encoding probable leucine-rich repeat receptor-like protein kinase At5g49770: MEEAFLRVIFLVAVLLFGKDLQLVFSFTNPDDSVALQSLKMSWQNTPPSWERSSDPCGLPWEGVTCNSNSRVTSLGLSTMGIKGQLISEIAGLAELRSLDLSFNKELTGPLARQLGNLQKLNILILAGCSFTGSIPDELGNLAELSFLALNSNNLTGNIPASLGNLSKLYWFDLADNQLTGPIPISTDTSPGLDLLLKAKHFHFNKNKLSGPIPEKLFNSAMVLIHVLFDGNQLNGSIPSSVGLLPDLEVLRLDRNKLSGKVPLNLNNLTNLSELNFAHNALTGPLPDLTDMNSLNYVDLSNNFFDPSEAPDWFSTLPTLTTLVIEYGPLKGVVPQKLFSFPQLQQVKLKNNEFNGTLNMGDNISPQLQLVDLQNNQISSVTLGSSGYSNTLMLIGNPVCTTELSNTNYCQLQQQTVKPYSTSLASCGSKSCPPDERLNPQSCECAFPYEGTLYFRGPSFRELSNVTLFHMLEMDLWTKLNLTPGSVSLQNPFFNLDDYLQVQLSLFPPSGKYFSRSDIQSIGFDLTNQTFKPPKPFGPYYFIASPYAFPDNGGTAISKGVIVGIAIGGTVLVLGLVVLGLYAIRQKKRAEKALELSRPFASWAPSGKDSGGAPQLKGARWFSYDELKRCTNNFSDSNELGFGGYGKVYRGVLPDGHIIAIKRAQQGSMQGATEFKTEIELLSRVHHKNLVGLIGFCFEQGEQMLVYEYMPNGTLRDSLTGKSGIYLDWKRRLRIALGSARGLAYLHELANPPIIHRDVKSTNILLDEHLTAKVADFGLSKLVSDSGKGHVSTQVKGTLGYLDPEYYMSQQLTEKSDVYSFGVVMLELITAKQPIEKGKYVVREIRTAMDKNDQDYYGVREMMDPSMRSMGYLVGFSRFLDLAMRCVEESAADRPTMSEVVKAIETMLQNDGIHTNSTSASSSATDFGSTKGAPRHPYNDALPKKEVSYSDSFDYSGGYGLSTKIEPK; this comes from the exons ATGGAGGAGGCCTTCCTGAGGGTGATCTTCCTGGTGGCGGTGCTTTTGTTTGGGAAGGATCTGCAGCTGGTTTTTTCTTTCACCAATCCTGATGACT CCGTGGCTCTCCAATCCCTCAAGATGTCATGGCAGAACACGCCGCCTAGCTGGGAAAGGTCGAGTGACCCGTGTGGACTCCCTTGGGAAGGAGTAACCTGCAATAGCAATTCGAGGGTAACTTCATT GGGATTATCAACCATGGGAATCAAGGGCCAGCTAATTAGTGAAATAGCAGGACTCGCTGAACTAAGATCTCT GGACCTTTCCTTCAACAAAGAGCTCACTGGTCCGCTCGCTCGGCAGTTGGGCAATCTACAGAAGTTGAACATACT GATTTTAGCCGGCTGTAGTTTCACCGGTAGTATTCCGGATGAACTGGGCAACCTTGCAGAGCTATCATTCTT GGCGCTGAACTCGAACAACCTCACAGGTAATATACCTGCTTCCTTGGGTAACCTCTCCAAGCTTTACTGGTTTGACCTGGCTGATAATCAATTAACGGGGCCTATTCCGATATCGACGGACACATCCCCTGGGTTGGACCTCCTGTTAAAAGCAAAGCACTT TCATTTCAACAAGAACAAGCTTTCAGGGCCCATTCCGGAAAAGCTATTCAACTCGGCGATGGTTCTAATACACGT CTTATTCGATGGAAATCAGCTTAATGGTTCTATACCGTCCTCAGTAGGACTTCTGCCGGATCTTGAGGTTCT TCGACTTGACAGGAACAAGTTATCTGGAAAGGTCCCTCTGAATCTCAACAACCTCACAAACCTTAGTGAACT GAACTTTGCCCATAATGCATTGACTGGCCCTTTACCAGACTTGACGGATATGAATTCCCTCAATTACGT TGACCTTAGCAACAACTTCTTTGACCCTTCGGAAGCTCCAGATTGGTTCTCAACTTTACCTACTCTAACCACGCT GGTTATAGAATATGGACCGCTTAAGGGGGTTGTCCCACAAAAGCTTTTCAGCTTTCCTCAGCTACAGCAAGT GAAATTGAAGAACAATGAATTCAATGGTACGCTGAACATGGGAGACAACATCAGTCCCCAGTTGCAGCTTGTCGATCTGCAGAACAACCAAATATCATCGGTGACGCTGGGCTCTTCGGGTTACTCAAATACACTGAT GTTAATAGGTAACCCCGTTTGCACTACCGAACTCTCGAACACTAATTACTGCCAGCTCCAGCAGCAGACGGTGAAGCCTTATTCGACCAGCCTCGCCAGCTGCGGAAGCAAGTCGTGCCCTCCCGACGAAAGGCTCAACCCTCAGAGCTGCGAGTGCGCATTTCCATACGAAGGGACCTTATATTTTAGAGGTCCCTCCTTCAGGGAATTGTCCAATGTGACCTTGTTTCACATGCTCGAAATGGACTTGTGGACGAAGTTGAATCTCACTCCGGGTTCGGTTTCTCTTCAGAACCCCTTCTTCAATCTTGACGACTACCTTCAAGTGCAGCTTTCACTCTTCCCCCCGAGCGGGAAATATTTCAGTCGGTCGGATATTCAGAGCATCGGTTTCGACTTGACAAACCAAACTTTCAAGCCTCCCAAACCATTCGGCCCCTATTACTTCATCGCCTCCCCCTATGCTTTTCCAG ACAATGGAGGAACCGCCATAAGCAAAGGTGTGATAGTTGGGATCGCTATTGGCGGCACGGTTCTGGTTCTTGGCCTTGTTGTATTAGGGTTATATGCTATTCGACAAAAGAAACGGGCGGAGAAAGCTCTCGAGTTGAGCAGACCCTTCG CATCCTGGGCACCCAGTGGGAAAGATAGCGGAGGAGCGCCACAACTGAAAGGAGCACGATGGTTCTCCTATGATGAACTTAAGAGGTGCACCAATAATTTCTCCGATAGCAATGAATTAGGCTTCGGAGGATACGGAA AGGTGTACAGGGGAGTTCTTCCTGATGGTCATATAATAGCAATCAAAAGAGCTCAGCAGGGGTCGATGCAGGGTGCAACCGAGTTCAAGACAGAAATCGAGCTGCTTTCGCGGGTTCATCACAAGAATCTTGTTGGCCTCATAGGATTCTGTTTCGAGCAAGGAGAGCAGATGTTGGTCTATGAATATATGCCTAACGGGACGCTCAGGGATAGCTTGACAG GAAAATCAGGCATTTATCTTGATTGGAAGAGGAGGCTTCGTATAGCTCTAGGTTCGGCTAGAGGACTAGCTTATCTGCACGAACTCGCGAATCCTCCAATTATCCACAGAGATGTCAAGTCCACAAATATCTTGTTGGACGAACATCTGACGGCCAAAGTCGCGGATTTCGGTTTGTCCAAACTGGTATCGGACAGCGGGAAGGGGCACGTTTCGACGCAAGTGAAAGGCACGCTG GGCTATTTGGATCCCGAATACTACATGAGTCAACAGCTGACAGAAAAGAGCGATGTGTACAGCTTCGGGGTGGTCATGCTTGAGCTCATCACTGCAAAGCAACCGATTGAGAAGGGCAAGTATGTCGTCCGCGAGATTCGCACCGCCATGGACAAGAACGACCAGGACTACTACGGCGTGCGGGAGATGATGGACCCGTCCATGAGGAGCATGGGCTACCTCGTCGGGTTCAGCAGGTTCTTGGATTTGGCAATGCGATGTGTCGAGGAGTCGGCTGCGGACCGCCCCACAATGAGCGAGGTGGTGAAGGCGATCGAGACCATGTTGCAGAACGATGGGATACACACCAACTCAACGTCCGCATCGTCGTCGGCGACGGACTTCGGGTCGACGAAGGGCGCTCCTCGGCATCCGTACAACGATGCCTTACCCAAGAAGGAAGTTAGCTATAGCGATTCCTTTGATTATAGTGGTGGATATGGACTATCTACAAAAATTGAACCCAAGTGA
- the LOC104433438 gene encoding probable galacturonosyltransferase 7: MKGGGGGSGAGKRRWRGLVIGVLGLVVLSMLVPLGFLLGRFHSASTSVFVSDQLDAAALSAFGSGIRSYDKYDVQSGNRSKSEKDQSKHVQDLIKKLGPAISKDMLKNVESGSKNHSISSVKKHDSRQGKGSPAPAKVDLQPVPSSNVPEAQKVEGSEPNNVAIVDVGKSCELRFGSYCLWLREHKEDMKDSMVKRLKDQLFVARAYFPSIAKLPTQEKFSRELRQNIQDFERVLSESSKDADLPPQIGQKLQKMEASIAKAKSFPVDCNNVYKKLSQILDLTEDEANFHMKQSAFLYRLAVQTMPKSLHCLSMRLTVDYFTSPSSDMEVPRSEKYSDPTLRHLVIFSKNVLASSVVINSTVMHAKESQNLVFHVLTDQENYFAMKLWYFRNAYKDATVQVLNVEELDLDYHDKAALLPLSLSEEFRVSFHGINNMSILKTRTEYISIFSNSQYLLPEVFPSLKKIVVLDDDVVVQQDLSALWSLSMGGKVNGAVQFCSVRLGQLQSYLGENSLDKNSCAWMSGLNLIDLARWRELKLTETYRRLVQELDIGEQSIEAAALRASLLTFQDLILALDGEWVLSGLGHRYGLDSQAIRKAAVLHYNGNMKPWLEMGIPKYKGYWRKFLNLEDQILSVCNVNP; encoded by the exons aTGAAAGGCGGTGGTGGAGGGAGCGGGGCGGGGAAGCGGCGGTGGCGGGGCCTGGTGATCGGAGTGCTCGGCCTCGTCGTCCTCTCGATGCTCGTGCCCCTCGGGTTCCTGCTCGGCAGATTTCACTCCGCTTCCACTTCTG TTTTCGTGTCTGACCAACTCGATGCAGCGGCTCT GTCGGCTTTCGGT AGTGGTATTAGGAGTTATGACAAGTACGATGTTCAGAGTGGGAATCGGTCTAAGTCAGAG AAGGATCAGTCGAAACACGTACAAGatcttattaaaaaattggGACCAGCAATTTCTAAG GACATGCTTAAAAATGTTGAGAGTGGATCAAAGAACCATTCCATTAGTTCAGTAAAAAAGCATGACAGTCGTCAAGGAAAAG GTTCTCCAGCGCCTGCTAAAGTAGATTTGCAGCCTGTCCCCAGTTCAAAT GTGCCCGAAGCTCAAAAGGTCGAAGGCTCTGAACCTAACAATGTTGCAATTGTTGATGTTGGCAAATCATGTGAGCTGAGATTCGGAAGCTACTGTCTATGGCTGCGAGAACATAAGGAAGATATGAAGGATTCTATGGTGAAGAGATTGAAGGACCAGCTTTTTGTGGCAAGAGCATATTTTCCTAGTATTGCAAAACTTCCCACTCAAGAAAAGTTTTCTCGTGAATTGAGACAAAATATTCAGGATTTCGAGCGTGTTCTCAGTGAATCTTCTAAAGATGCTGATCTTCCTCCTCA GATTGGACAGAAGCTGCAAAAAATGGAGGCTTCAATAGCAAAAGCTAAATCATTCCCAGTCGATTGTAATAACGTTTATAAGAAGTTGAGTCAAATCTTGGATTTGACTGAGGATGAGGCTAACTTCCACATGAAACAAAGTGCCTTCCTTTACAGATTAGCAGTTCAGACCATGCCAAAGAGCCTTCACTGCCTTTCTATGAGGCTCACAGTGGACTATTTTACATCACCTTCAAGTGATATGGAGGTTCCTCGTTCTGAGAAGTATTCAGACCCCACATTGCGTCACTTGGTCATATTCTCCAAGAATGTACTTGCATCTTCAGTGGTGATAAACTCAACAGTAATGCATGCAAAA GAAAGCCAAAATTTAGTTTTTCATGTGCTGACAGATCAAGAGAATTACTTTGCAATGAAGCTATGGTACTTTAGAAATGCTTATAAGGATGCCACTGTTCAAGTACTGAATGTTGAAGAGCTTGATTTGGACTACCATGATAAAGCAGCTTTATTGCCTCTCTCTTTGTCAGAGGAATTTCGTGTTTCCTTTCACGGCATAAACAATATGTCAATCCTCAAGACGAGAACAGAATATAtatctattttttcaaattctcaGTATCTTCTCCCTGAGGTATTCccaagtttgaagaaaatcgtGGTTCTAGATGATGATGTTGTTGTCCAGCAGGACTTATCTGCCCTTTGGAGTCTCAGTATGGGAGGGAAAGTGAATGGTGCTGTGCAATTTTGCTCTGTGAGATTGGGTCAGCTACAAAGTTACTTGGGTGAGAACAGTTTAGATAAAAATTCTTGTGCTTGGATGTCCGGTTTAAATCTGATTGATCTAGCTAGGTGGAGAGAGCTAAAACTCACTGAAACTTATCGGAGGTTGGTGCAAGAG TTGGATATTGGGGAGCAATCAATTGAAGCTGCAGCACTGCGTGCAAGCTTGCTTACCTTTCAGGACCTTATTTTGGCTTTGGATGGCGAGTGGGTTTTGTCAGGACTGGGGCATCGTTATGGTCTTGATAGCCAAGCCATCAGGAAAGCTGCAGTTTTGCACTATAATGGAAACATGAAACCATGGCTTGAGATGGGAATTCCTAAATATAAGGGCTACTGGAGAAAGTTTTTGAATCTAGAAGATCAAATATTGAGTGTATGCAATGTGAACCCTTGA